In one Methanobrevibacter arboriphilus genomic region, the following are encoded:
- a CDS encoding NfeD family protein, which yields MITFSLEFWIVLAAICLLLELITTGFYLLSVGVGGIAAVIANYLGFDPIAQLIFFAIFTVIFLIISRPIARKLTKGSPSKKATTDRFIGQQGVVTEVIDPENTGMIKISGELWRAISDESIDVGEEVVVEKIKGVRLIVRKKE from the coding sequence ATGATAACATTTTCATTAGAATTTTGGATAGTATTAGCAGCTATATGTTTATTATTAGAGCTAATTACTACTGGATTTTACTTACTGTCAGTAGGAGTTGGAGGAATCGCAGCAGTTATTGCCAATTATCTTGGATTTGATCCAATTGCACAGTTAATCTTCTTTGCAATATTTACAGTTATATTTTTAATCATATCACGACCTATTGCTAGAAAATTAACAAAAGGATCACCATCTAAAAAGGCCACTACAGACCGTTTTATTGGACAACAAGGAGTAGTAACTGAAGTTATTGATCCTGAAAATACAGGAATGATAAAAATTTCTGGAGAACTTTGGAGAGCTATATCTGACGAGAGTATTGATGTTGGAGAAGAAGTAGTTGTTGAAAAAATTAAAGGAGTTCGACTAATAGTGCGAAAAAAAGAATAA
- a CDS encoding DUF5518 domain-containing protein — MVKWGAVIIGFILAVIVKSLALGWGLETIGLLIIGFIVGYIAKEGAFGGMVNAAVAGSLGTIIAAILFTIIGLFGGLAGFVVFGFAGLIAVIVNLIYYAIIMGITGAIGGSVAGDG; from the coding sequence ATGGTAAAATGGGGCGCTGTAATAATAGGGTTTATATTAGCAGTCATAGTAAAATCTTTAGCTTTAGGTTGGGGATTAGAAACAATTGGACTTTTAATTATTGGTTTTATTGTAGGATACATTGCTAAAGAAGGGGCTTTCGGAGGAATGGTTAATGCTGCAGTAGCAGGATCATTAGGAACTATTATTGCTGCAATATTATTTACAATAATAGGTTTATTTGGAGGATTAGCTGGTTTTGTAGTTTTTGGATTTGCAGGATTAATAGCTGTTATAGTAAATTTAATCTACTATGCAATAATAATGGGAATAACTGGAGCTATCGGTGGATCAGTTGCAGGAGATGGATAG
- a CDS encoding TfoX/Sxy family protein — protein MGELSKLPNIGKVLESQLNEIGIETIEELENIGSKEAWLLIRKIDSSACYNRLCGLEGALQRIRWHELSKKDKKDLKNFYSSMKK, from the coding sequence ATGGGAGAACTATCAAAGTTGCCAAATATTGGAAAAGTTTTAGAAAGCCAATTAAATGAAATAGGCATAGAAACAATTGAAGAATTGGAAAATATAGGTTCTAAAGAAGCGTGGTTATTAATAAGAAAAATTGATAGTTCTGCATGTTATAATAGGCTTTGTGGTTTAGAAGGAGCCTTACAAAGGATTAGATGGCATGAACTTTCAAAAAAAGACAAAAAGGACCTAAAAAATTTTTATTCATCAATGAAAAAATAA
- a CDS encoding flavodoxin family protein, with product MNILITYYSRTNITEKVAIKLKEELDCDLEEIIDKKNRSGPISYLISGFQAVRSVPADIKEIEKSPENYDLVIIGTPVWAGTMSTPILAYLEENKEKFNDIAFFCTCGGNEGSTFENMEKLISKKPLKTLSLNKKDLEASYETKIHEFAENIKNNI from the coding sequence ATGAATATTTTAATAACATACTACTCAAGAACCAATATAACAGAAAAAGTTGCTATCAAATTAAAAGAAGAGTTAGACTGTGATTTAGAAGAAATTATTGATAAAAAAAATCGTTCAGGCCCTATTTCTTATTTAATATCTGGTTTTCAGGCTGTAAGGAGTGTTCCAGCAGATATAAAAGAAATAGAAAAAAGCCCTGAAAACTATGATTTAGTAATAATTGGAACTCCTGTTTGGGCAGGTACAATGTCAACACCTATTTTAGCTTATTTAGAAGAAAATAAAGAAAAATTTAATGATATTGCCTTTTTCTGTACATGCGGTGGAAACGAAGGAAGCACTTTTGAGAATATGGAAAAACTAATATCCAAAAAACCTTTAAAAACACTTTCTCTAAATAAAAAGGATTTAGAAGCTTCATACGAAACAAAAATACATGAGTTTGCTGAAAATATTAAAAATAATATTTAA
- a CDS encoding SPFH domain-containing protein, translating to MDYLIIVIILILIVFVLAFKSVKILRPYEKAVVERFGKYQRTVESGLVFLIPFIESIRKVDLREQVVDVPPQEVITKDNTVVIVDCVIFYEVTDPFNAVYNVVNFYQAITKLAQTNLRNIIGDLELDQTLTSREMINTHLREVLDEATDKWGTRVVRVEIQRIEPPKDIVDAMSKQMKAERMKRAAILEAEGYKQSEIKKAEGDKQAAILEAEGQAEAIKKVADAQKYEEIAIAEGQAEATVDVYDAIHKGNPTNDLIAIKYLEALEKVADGNSTKIFLPAEMSGILGSIGGIAELFNDEDINKKEKISKKDKDSKVDKIMKKIEEQSKEAKKS from the coding sequence ATGGATTATCTAATAATAGTTATTATATTAATACTCATAGTATTTGTTCTAGCATTTAAATCTGTTAAAATCTTAAGACCATATGAAAAAGCTGTAGTTGAACGATTTGGTAAATACCAAAGAACTGTGGAAAGTGGACTAGTATTTTTAATACCATTTATTGAATCTATAAGAAAAGTAGATCTTCGTGAACAAGTAGTAGATGTACCTCCACAAGAAGTTATTACAAAAGATAACACAGTAGTTATAGTAGATTGTGTTATATTTTACGAAGTAACCGATCCTTTTAATGCGGTTTACAATGTTGTAAACTTCTATCAAGCTATAACAAAATTAGCTCAAACAAACCTTAGGAATATTATAGGAGACCTTGAACTTGATCAAACACTTACTTCAAGAGAAATGATAAACACACACCTCCGTGAAGTTCTTGATGAAGCAACAGATAAATGGGGAACAAGAGTTGTTAGAGTAGAAATCCAAAGAATTGAACCTCCAAAAGACATTGTAGATGCAATGAGTAAACAAATGAAAGCTGAAAGGATGAAACGTGCTGCAATTCTTGAAGCAGAAGGTTACAAACAATCTGAAATTAAAAAAGCTGAAGGAGACAAACAAGCAGCTATTCTTGAAGCAGAAGGACAAGCAGAAGCTATTAAAAAAGTAGCTGATGCACAAAAATATGAAGAAATAGCTATTGCAGAAGGACAAGCAGAAGCTACAGTAGATGTTTATGATGCAATCCACAAAGGAAATCCTACAAATGATTTAATAGCAATTAAATATTTAGAAGCTCTTGAAAAAGTAGCTGATGGAAATTCTACAAAAATATTCCTCCCTGCAGAAATGTCTGGAATACTTGGTTCTATTGGTGGAATTGCAGAATTATTTAATGATGAAGATATTAATAAAAAAGAAAAAATTTCTAAAAAAGATAAAGATTCTAAGGTTGATAAAATTATGAAAAAAATTGAAGAACAATCTAAAGAGGCTAAAAAATCATAG
- a CDS encoding diaminopimelate dehydrogenase, which translates to MSQKIKIGIVGYGNLGKGVELSINQNEDMELIAIFTRRDPDSLNNPLMRNIKDIADYKDKIDVMILCGGSATDLPEQTPEIAKMFNTVDSFDTHANIPIHYDNVDKVGKEKGTLNLISSGWDPGLFSMQRIIGESILPVGNTYTFWGEGVSQGHSDAIRRIDGVLDGKQYTVPIEKALEKVRSGENPEFTTREKHLRVCYVVAKEGEDLERIENEIKTMPNYFDEYDTEVNFITKEELEKNHSGMPHGGYVLRTGQSETGSKQRIEFVLELESNPEFTASVLVAYARAVKKMHNNGENGCITVFDVPLGMLSPKSPSELRKEIL; encoded by the coding sequence ATGAGCCAGAAGATTAAAATTGGAATTGTTGGTTATGGTAATTTAGGAAAAGGTGTTGAACTATCAATTAATCAAAATGAAGATATGGAACTTATAGCTATATTTACAAGAAGAGATCCAGATAGCTTAAACAATCCATTAATGAGAAATATTAAAGATATTGCAGATTATAAAGACAAGATTGATGTAATGATCTTGTGTGGAGGTTCAGCTACAGATTTACCTGAGCAAACTCCTGAGATAGCTAAAATGTTCAATACTGTAGATAGCTTTGATACTCATGCAAATATCCCTATACACTACGATAATGTTGATAAAGTAGGAAAAGAAAAAGGAACATTAAATTTAATATCTAGTGGTTGGGATCCAGGTTTATTCTCAATGCAAAGAATAATAGGAGAATCCATACTTCCAGTGGGAAATACATACACTTTTTGGGGAGAAGGAGTAAGTCAAGGTCATTCTGATGCAATAAGAAGAATTGATGGTGTTTTAGATGGAAAACAATACACAGTTCCAATAGAAAAAGCTTTGGAGAAAGTTAGATCAGGGGAAAATCCAGAATTTACTACAAGAGAAAAACATCTTAGAGTATGTTATGTAGTTGCTAAAGAAGGAGAAGATTTAGAAAGAATTGAAAATGAAATAAAAACAATGCCTAATTACTTTGATGAATATGATACAGAAGTAAATTTCATAACTAAAGAAGAACTAGAAAAAAATCATAGTGGTATGCCTCATGGAGGATATGTTCTAAGAACTGGGCAGTCTGAAACAGGATCTAAACAAAGAATAGAATTTGTTTTAGAACTTGAAAGTAATCCTGAATTTACAGCTAGTGTTCTTGTAGCTTATGCAAGAGCTGTGAAAAAAATGCACAATAATGGTGAAAATGGGTGTATAACTGTTTTTGATGTTCCATTAGGAATGCTTTCACCGAAATCCCCTAGTGAATTAAGAAAAGAAATATTATAA